A DNA window from Paenibacillus andongensis contains the following coding sequences:
- a CDS encoding PAS domain-containing protein — MNRVEDSAFIGVIILDAGWHYTYINEYAAKILNRTPDELLGKVAWAEFPDAIRYACYDQFHKALKNKEEVHFEEYIKASNQWVRISAYPYSGSLHIALRKPDYAEISSLLESEYYLKYTENFQDLITLTTVEGKFRYVSPAIHSLLGYEVEEMVGTRILTYCHSEDLEILRTIFNDENQSAVADQGMITCRFLHKKGWYVWFEKNFKWMFDDEGKRIQILGIWRDITERKQVEERFVQAQRLGQFGSFERYLNDEYCIWSEEMYRIHGLDPVDSIELSEAINQIVLDDREKVALAFETALQVGLSEVEYRIVRKDGEVRHLKSQIERVIRDNGRTAIRGLIHDITTYKQIESELKRSKANLEIAQEIAGLGHYDWDVIRNDLYWSDELFTLFRIRRESFGNTIEAFFNTVHPDDTVKVKEAIRDALHGGLLDMVYRIIVNENEIRMIHTMAKTTYDEWGRPLRLFGTVQDITIQKQTEELLRKTEKLNVAGQLAAGIAHEIRNPLTALKGFAKLMCHANEESKLRYFQIMQEEFNRIELILGELLILAKPQVVAFQPHDTKAILSEVIELLNTEAIMSNVIIELDCEPDLPLVKCERNQLKQVFVNMIKNAIEAMPTGGGLHVSVKKVAGGVALYFADQGMGISEERLPRIGEPFYTTKEKGTGLGVMVSFAIIDEHQGHIEYQSKLGVGTTVLIQLPAFS; from the coding sequence ATGAATAGGGTCGAAGACAGCGCATTTATTGGTGTCATTATTCTAGACGCAGGTTGGCATTATACATATATCAACGAATATGCAGCAAAAATTTTAAATCGTACGCCCGATGAATTGTTGGGTAAAGTCGCATGGGCAGAATTTCCTGACGCGATACGGTACGCTTGTTACGATCAGTTCCATAAAGCCCTTAAAAATAAGGAAGAGGTTCATTTTGAAGAGTACATAAAAGCGTCCAATCAGTGGGTGAGGATTAGTGCGTATCCATATAGCGGGAGCTTGCATATCGCACTCCGCAAACCGGATTATGCTGAAATTAGTTCATTGCTGGAAAGCGAGTATTATCTTAAATATACAGAGAATTTTCAAGATTTAATCACATTGACTACCGTTGAAGGCAAATTTCGATATGTCTCCCCTGCTATTCACTCGCTGCTCGGTTATGAGGTTGAGGAAATGGTCGGTACCCGTATCTTGACGTACTGTCATTCGGAAGACTTAGAGATTCTGAGAACCATTTTTAATGATGAAAACCAATCGGCTGTTGCAGACCAAGGGATGATCACCTGTCGCTTTTTGCATAAAAAAGGGTGGTACGTGTGGTTTGAGAAAAATTTCAAATGGATGTTCGATGACGAGGGCAAGAGAATTCAGATATTAGGCATTTGGCGCGATATCACGGAGCGTAAGCAGGTCGAGGAGCGTTTTGTTCAAGCACAGAGGCTGGGGCAATTTGGCAGTTTTGAACGATATTTGAACGATGAGTATTGCATATGGTCCGAGGAAATGTACCGTATACATGGTCTTGATCCCGTTGATTCCATTGAATTAAGCGAAGCTATTAATCAAATTGTATTGGATGATCGCGAGAAAGTTGCTCTTGCTTTTGAGACCGCTTTACAGGTTGGTTTATCAGAAGTCGAGTACAGGATTGTTCGCAAAGATGGAGAAGTGCGCCATCTGAAATCTCAAATCGAGCGAGTCATCCGGGATAATGGTCGCACGGCAATACGGGGACTCATTCACGATATTACAACATATAAACAAATTGAATCTGAGCTAAAAAGAAGCAAAGCCAATTTGGAAATTGCGCAAGAAATCGCGGGATTGGGTCACTATGACTGGGATGTGATCAGAAATGACTTGTACTGGTCTGATGAATTATTTACGCTGTTTCGTATTCGCCGTGAATCTTTTGGGAATACAATAGAAGCATTTTTTAATACAGTTCATCCGGATGATACCGTTAAAGTGAAAGAGGCAATCCGTGATGCGCTGCATGGCGGTTTATTAGATATGGTGTATCGAATTATTGTGAATGAGAATGAAATTCGCATGATTCATACTATGGCCAAAACGACCTATGACGAATGGGGGAGACCGCTGCGTCTGTTTGGAACGGTGCAGGATATCACCATACAGAAACAGACAGAAGAGCTTCTTCGCAAAACGGAAAAATTAAATGTCGCTGGGCAATTGGCAGCAGGTATTGCACATGAGATTCGTAATCCGCTTACGGCACTCAAAGGATTTGCGAAGCTGATGTGTCATGCAAACGAAGAAAGCAAGCTTCGGTATTTTCAGATCATGCAGGAAGAATTTAACCGGATCGAACTGATTTTGGGAGAGCTTCTGATTCTTGCTAAGCCGCAGGTAGTAGCATTTCAACCTCATGATACGAAAGCTATTCTTAGCGAAGTCATTGAACTGCTGAATACGGAGGCAATCATGAGCAATGTGATCATCGAACTAGATTGTGAACCTGATCTTCCTCTGGTTAAATGTGAGCGAAACCAATTGAAGCAGGTTTTCGTGAATATGATTAAAAATGCCATTGAGGCGATGCCAACAGGAGGCGGTCTGCATGTATCTGTGAAAAAGGTTGCGGGCGGTGTAGCTCTCTATTTCGCAGATCAGGGAATGGGTATATCGGAGGAGCGGCTGCCGCGCATAGGGGAACCTTTTTATACGACCAAAGAGAAGGGAACTGGGCTCGGCGTCATGGTTAGCTTCGCAATTATCGATGAACATCAAGGGCATATCGAATATCAAAGTAAGCTTGGCGTTGGCACGACTGTCCTTATCCAACTGCCAGCTTTTTCGTGA
- a CDS encoding Gfo/Idh/MocA family protein, whose protein sequence is MEKVRIGIIGLGNMGTGHAKYLVNNEVKGAQLTAVCEFRADRLEWAKENLGEGVQLFDNLDTFLTSGTVDGVLIATPHYDHPDVAARAFKAGLHVLCEKPAGVYTKQVRQMNEAAQASGKVFSMMYNQRTNPLYKKLKDLVSSGELGEIRRTNWIITNWYRSQSYYDSGGWRATWAGEGGGVLINQDPHQLDLWQWTIDMMPKRVRAFCYFGKHRNIEVEDDVTAFVEYENGATGLFVTTTGEAPGTNRFELSGDRGKIVIEDGKLTFWRLRVSEREFNETYQGGFGQPECWKCEIPIEGQETGHKGITQNWVDAILHGTPLVAPGEEGIKGLMLSNAMLLSTWTDNWVDLPIDEELFEQHLQDKIKNSTVNKEAGFKTLVV, encoded by the coding sequence ATGGAGAAAGTAAGGATTGGTATTATTGGTCTGGGCAATATGGGAACCGGACATGCCAAATATTTGGTGAACAATGAAGTGAAGGGTGCTCAGCTAACCGCTGTATGTGAGTTCAGAGCTGACCGCTTGGAATGGGCGAAAGAAAACCTAGGCGAAGGCGTCCAATTATTCGACAATCTTGATACATTCCTTACTTCGGGGACAGTTGACGGTGTATTGATTGCGACTCCACATTATGATCACCCAGATGTAGCTGCCCGTGCATTTAAAGCCGGACTCCATGTGTTGTGTGAGAAACCCGCAGGTGTTTACACCAAACAAGTTCGTCAAATGAACGAAGCTGCGCAAGCTTCAGGTAAAGTATTCAGTATGATGTACAATCAACGTACAAATCCTTTATATAAAAAGTTGAAGGACCTGGTTTCATCTGGTGAGCTTGGTGAAATTCGCAGAACAAACTGGATTATTACGAATTGGTATAGATCCCAAAGCTACTACGATTCAGGCGGCTGGCGTGCAACATGGGCAGGCGAAGGCGGCGGCGTACTCATTAACCAAGATCCGCATCAGCTTGACTTGTGGCAGTGGACGATCGATATGATGCCTAAACGAGTTCGTGCATTTTGCTATTTCGGCAAGCATCGCAATATCGAAGTAGAGGATGATGTAACCGCATTCGTAGAGTATGAGAATGGTGCTACGGGCTTGTTCGTTACAACAACGGGTGAAGCACCGGGGACAAACCGATTCGAGTTGTCCGGTGACCGCGGTAAAATTGTGATCGAAGATGGCAAGCTAACTTTCTGGCGTTTGCGCGTATCCGAGAGAGAATTTAATGAAACCTACCAAGGTGGATTTGGTCAACCGGAATGCTGGAAGTGCGAGATTCCAATTGAAGGACAAGAAACAGGCCACAAAGGCATCACGCAAAACTGGGTGGATGCCATTCTACATGGCACGCCATTGGTTGCTCCAGGAGAAGAAGGAATCAAAGGTCTTATGCTTTCCAACGCAATGCTGTTGTCGACATGGACAGACAATTGGGTAGATCTGCCGATTGACGAAGAACTGTTCGAGCAGCATTTGCAAGATAAAATAAAAAATTCCACTGTCAATAAAGAAGCTGGCTTTAAAACACTTGTAGTCTAA
- a CDS encoding Gfo/Idh/MocA family protein — MQKSDGMNYAPKGKPNIVVQKGEFVFAAIALDHGHIYGMCNGLQEAGAELKWVYDQDAAKVKAFVEKYPHVKVAASEQEIFDDAEVKLIASAAVPSERGALGVRAMENGKDYFTDKAPFTTLDQLATAKATVEATGRKFAVYYSERLHVESAVFAGQLIEEGAIGRVVQVIGLGPHRLGHSNRPDWFFKKENYGGILCDIGSHQIEQFLHYAGCKDATVVSSKVANYHAKDYPELEDFGDATLIGDNGATNYFRVDWLTPSGLGTWGDGRTVILGTEGYIELRKYIDIARDPQGDQLYLVNQQGEKHYSLHGQVGFPFFGQLILDCLNRTEHAMTQAHTFKAAELCLLAQANAIRVE; from the coding sequence ATGCAGAAAAGCGATGGAATGAATTACGCACCAAAAGGGAAGCCGAACATTGTCGTACAAAAAGGGGAGTTCGTTTTCGCAGCTATTGCCTTGGATCACGGTCATATCTATGGGATGTGTAATGGCTTACAGGAAGCGGGAGCAGAGCTCAAATGGGTTTATGACCAGGACGCTGCTAAGGTAAAGGCATTTGTTGAGAAGTATCCCCATGTGAAAGTGGCTGCGTCTGAGCAAGAAATATTTGACGATGCCGAAGTTAAGCTAATCGCTTCTGCTGCCGTACCTTCTGAACGCGGAGCGTTAGGTGTCCGGGCGATGGAGAATGGCAAAGATTATTTTACAGATAAAGCTCCCTTCACAACGTTAGATCAACTGGCTACCGCCAAGGCAACGGTTGAAGCGACGGGTCGCAAATTTGCCGTATATTATAGTGAGCGTCTACATGTGGAGAGCGCCGTATTTGCGGGACAGCTTATTGAAGAGGGTGCAATTGGCCGTGTCGTACAGGTCATTGGTTTAGGGCCGCACAGATTGGGTCATTCGAATCGCCCGGATTGGTTTTTCAAGAAAGAAAACTACGGAGGCATTCTCTGTGATATCGGCAGTCATCAAATCGAACAATTTCTGCATTATGCAGGTTGTAAGGATGCTACCGTAGTAAGCAGCAAAGTGGCAAATTACCATGCGAAGGATTATCCGGAGCTGGAGGATTTCGGTGACGCAACACTGATCGGGGACAACGGGGCGACAAACTATTTCCGTGTGGATTGGCTTACACCGAGTGGTTTGGGTACTTGGGGAGATGGACGGACGGTTATTCTAGGAACAGAAGGCTATATTGAGCTGCGTAAATATATTGACATCGCTCGCGATCCGCAGGGAGATCAGCTATACCTGGTCAACCAGCAAGGAGAAAAGCACTACAGCCTTCACGGACAAGTAGGCTTTCCTTTCTTCGGTCAGTTGATTTTGGACTGTCTGAATCGGACGGAGCATGCTATGACACAGGCGCATACGTTCAAAGCAGCAGAGCTTTGCTTGCTTGCTCAGGCGAATGCAATCCGTGTGGAGTAG
- a CDS encoding LysR family transcriptional regulator has product MDLTLYKTLLEVAKWQNYTKAGESLGYAQSSVTSQIQKLEMEYGIEIFERIGKKMRPTPAGDILLRYASKLVKLVEESKITVAGQTTGSFIIGTHETTMCSYMLPPYLGAFKRRYPQITITIIEVVENDIYRALKAGECDMGFIVERDIHDPDLIFENIQEEEFVIIASPDHPLAAKSSIVPQDLNGCEILMSTAGSRCRNLFEKMLRKHQIQYTLAYEINNYETVKKCAMHGLGLSLLPKTTVTAETQNGQLAILPLDYPNFKLNVQLCYHAKRQLSMPMKAFVQLMCRSTPHGLHSPEQASKALLL; this is encoded by the coding sequence ATGGATCTTACCTTGTATAAAACGCTGCTTGAAGTCGCCAAATGGCAAAACTATACGAAAGCAGGTGAAAGTCTCGGCTACGCTCAGTCGAGTGTGACATCTCAAATTCAAAAGTTGGAAATGGAATATGGTATCGAAATATTTGAACGTATCGGCAAAAAGATGAGACCGACGCCAGCCGGCGACATTTTACTCCGATATGCTTCCAAGCTTGTCAAATTAGTTGAGGAATCGAAGATTACTGTTGCGGGTCAAACGACGGGGAGCTTTATCATCGGCACACACGAGACAACCATGTGCTCTTATATGCTGCCGCCGTATTTAGGAGCTTTCAAGAGGCGTTATCCGCAAATTACGATCACCATCATCGAAGTGGTCGAGAATGATATTTATCGAGCTCTTAAGGCAGGCGAATGCGATATGGGGTTCATCGTTGAACGTGACATACATGACCCCGATTTAATATTTGAAAATATTCAAGAAGAGGAATTCGTCATTATTGCCTCGCCGGATCATCCGTTAGCAGCCAAATCATCCATTGTTCCACAAGATTTGAACGGCTGCGAAATTCTGATGTCAACAGCAGGAAGCCGCTGTCGCAATCTATTTGAAAAGATGCTGCGTAAGCACCAAATCCAATATACGCTGGCTTATGAAATCAACAACTATGAAACGGTCAAAAAATGCGCGATGCATGGACTGGGTCTTTCCTTGCTTCCCAAAACAACCGTTACCGCTGAAACGCAAAACGGGCAGCTAGCGATATTGCCGCTAGACTACCCGAATTTTAAGCTTAACGTACAGCTGTGCTATCATGCCAAAAGGCAATTATCGATGCCTATGAAGGCTTTTGTCCAGTTAATGTGTAGATCTACTCCACACGGATTGCATTCGCCTGAGCAAGCAAGCAAAGCTCTGCTGCTTTGA
- a CDS encoding thermonuclease family protein codes for MRKWMISLAMLLSLVILMTACGTKPATAAGRERVKVERIVDGDTLEVTMKGKKEKVRLIGVDTPETKKPNTPVMFYGKEASAYTKKRLEKETVELEFDVDKKDQYDRLLAYVWIGEELFNRTLVQEGYARIATYPPNVKYVDDFKKDQETARNKKKGLWKDYDKAFDTKK; via the coding sequence ATGCGCAAATGGATGATCTCTCTTGCTATGCTGCTTAGTCTTGTTATTTTGATGACTGCTTGTGGGACTAAACCCGCAACTGCAGCTGGCAGAGAGCGTGTAAAAGTAGAACGTATCGTGGACGGTGACACGCTTGAGGTCACAATGAAGGGGAAGAAAGAGAAAGTTCGATTAATTGGTGTGGACACACCGGAGACGAAGAAACCTAATACCCCGGTTATGTTTTATGGGAAAGAAGCAAGTGCTTATACGAAGAAGCGGTTGGAGAAGGAAACCGTCGAGCTTGAATTTGATGTAGATAAAAAAGATCAATATGATCGCTTGCTTGCCTACGTATGGATTGGTGAAGAACTGTTTAACCGTACCCTGGTTCAAGAGGGGTATGCGCGGATCGCTACATATCCTCCGAACGTTAAGTACGTAGATGACTTTAAGAAAGATCAAGAAACAGCCCGTAATAAAAAGAAAGGCTTATGGAAGGATTACGATAAAGCATTTGATACCAAAAAATAA
- a CDS encoding DNA repair helicase XPB — MIAMDPTRPLIIQSDLSILVETNHPEFEAVRGTISRFADLIKSPEHLHTYRITPLSLWNASAAGMLIEEMSDFLQRNAKFGVPTGVLSSIRKYVKRYGILRMENVGNELYLVSDDTVVLKEISAYDSLKRYLEDTRGERAIAISPISRGVLKQELIKLGYPVEDLAAYRRGEFLPIQLRNEETKEAPFQLRDYQKHAVDAFNRVGEGGSGVLVLPCGAGKTVVGIAAMARCNCATLILTTNVTSVKQWKREILSKTGLAEDQVGEYNGTSKEVRPITIATYQILTHRGKKEDEFSHMRLFSQRDWGLIIYDEVHLLPAPVFRATAEIQATRRLGLTATLIREDGREEDVFSLVGPKKYDMAWKELESKGWLAKVACKEVRVPLSALDRDRYGASGARQQFRIAGENAAKLDVIDHLLQLHANEQTLIIGQYISQLELIAAHTGAPMISGGVAHEIREDLYEQFKKGQLPLLIVSKVANFAVDLPDAVVAIQVSGSYGSRQEEAQRLGRILRPKSSGTNAAVFYSLISEDTKEQDFAMKRQLFLVEQGYQYSITSWNQTAI, encoded by the coding sequence ATGATTGCCATGGATCCTACCCGTCCTCTGATTATACAGAGCGATTTATCGATATTAGTGGAAACGAATCACCCGGAATTTGAAGCTGTAAGAGGGACGATATCCCGTTTCGCGGATCTGATCAAAAGCCCGGAGCATCTCCATACGTATCGAATTACGCCATTATCGCTGTGGAATGCATCAGCTGCTGGAATGCTAATAGAAGAAATGTCGGACTTTTTACAGCGGAATGCCAAATTTGGAGTACCTACCGGGGTACTAAGCAGCATACGTAAATATGTAAAGCGGTATGGCATACTGCGGATGGAGAATGTCGGAAACGAGCTCTATTTAGTTAGCGATGATACAGTCGTGTTAAAAGAAATTAGCGCTTACGATTCGTTGAAGAGGTATCTTGAGGATACCCGCGGTGAGCGTGCTATTGCTATTTCTCCGATTTCACGAGGTGTCTTGAAGCAAGAACTTATCAAACTGGGGTATCCTGTAGAAGATTTGGCCGCTTATCGCCGTGGTGAGTTTCTTCCGATACAGCTTCGGAATGAAGAAACGAAGGAAGCGCCTTTCCAATTGCGGGATTACCAAAAGCATGCTGTAGATGCCTTTAACCGTGTCGGCGAAGGCGGCAGCGGTGTGTTAGTGCTTCCTTGTGGAGCAGGGAAGACTGTGGTTGGCATTGCTGCAATGGCCAGGTGCAACTGTGCGACATTGATTCTGACAACCAATGTTACTTCGGTGAAGCAGTGGAAACGTGAGATTTTAAGCAAAACGGGTTTAGCGGAAGACCAGGTAGGGGAATATAACGGCACTTCGAAGGAAGTAAGGCCTATCACAATTGCGACTTATCAGATTTTGACACATCGAGGGAAGAAAGAAGATGAATTCTCGCATATGCGGCTGTTCAGTCAGAGAGATTGGGGGTTGATTATATATGATGAGGTACATCTTTTGCCAGCCCCCGTTTTCCGGGCCACAGCAGAGATACAAGCGACTCGCAGACTCGGCTTAACGGCTACTTTAATTAGGGAAGACGGCCGAGAAGAAGACGTTTTCTCACTTGTGGGACCGAAGAAATATGATATGGCTTGGAAAGAGCTTGAGTCCAAGGGCTGGTTAGCCAAGGTCGCCTGCAAGGAAGTGCGAGTGCCCCTATCGGCATTGGATCGGGATCGTTATGGAGCCTCGGGTGCCAGGCAGCAGTTCAGGATTGCTGGAGAAAATGCCGCTAAGCTAGACGTTATTGACCACTTATTGCAGCTTCATGCTAATGAACAGACGTTAATCATCGGCCAATATATTAGTCAGTTAGAACTTATCGCTGCCCATACCGGCGCGCCCATGATCAGCGGCGGAGTGGCGCATGAAATCCGAGAAGACCTATACGAACAATTTAAGAAGGGACAGTTGCCCCTCCTTATTGTATCGAAGGTTGCCAATTTTGCTGTAGACCTGCCTGACGCCGTCGTAGCCATTCAGGTGTCAGGCAGTTATGGTTCGCGGCAAGAAGAGGCGCAGCGGCTTGGGCGCATCCTTCGCCCTAAGAGTAGCGGTACGAACGCAGCTGTCTTCTATTCTCTTATTAGCGAGGATACGAAGGAGCAGGATTTTGCTATGAAAAGGCAGTTGTTTCTAGTTGAACAGGGCTATCAATATAGCATAACAAGTTGGAATCAAACGGCGATATGA
- a CDS encoding helicase-associated domain-containing protein codes for MRFEHIDKKMPRELRELIMEQKWCSSLLKQGVTLPDLLTDREYLAELNRHLSLDEKHTLRLIISAFGCEPFTKGALEKQAALRMAGAQVALGLIGLRRAGVIAAFRKAWGEQLFILPEDAFAAWQLLLFPSDQLQKGKEDMTFELYEAGNSGQLNISDAAAPVHPRGLAQQLFHFLVACNQQSSLSLTNKGTLHKKQLQKLTEQLALPNDILRSAGITYAFRDVYDESAALMIEVAIRMGFLSMNSQGDRYLFNQQACLRWLQEPYDSQQGQLYQIWRQLLVPAPVWLEHGISLMERGEFGQWYEVDAIAKGIRSCCSLGGQVTDESSLRAAIITTWITPLSVFRFIELGTDGEDRLWFRWLITPIQETSRNGDSNLSSSETHVEVRPSLYVQPDFEMLLPPDVSLRTEWDIAAFADLQTTDLVRTYRITKESFYRAWEKGMSSEEMIRMLNENALYEVPAHITITLQQWGEQAGKLYIEEVTLLRCRSEDIAEALLRNEKCLPFLGERVGSSNFIIMREHLTLLTKCLEKMGFHPRSSRRDEDAAVGNTLISSENQTGGLCYSRDTIQLYEMDTHLPERDELYPDMQDIPVSWMKEFRDYHGSTRKEMIRKAIEWKSVLQLRKEGRNRFIIPRILREERSGWILEGLEEYQEISLASEDWEEMKLILPGINDEGVYT; via the coding sequence ATGAGATTTGAACATATCGATAAGAAAATGCCCCGAGAACTGAGAGAGCTAATTATGGAACAAAAATGGTGCTCTTCTTTGCTGAAACAAGGCGTGACATTACCTGATTTATTGACTGATCGGGAGTACCTTGCAGAGTTGAACCGGCATTTGTCATTGGATGAAAAGCATACGCTGCGTCTCATCATATCCGCATTTGGCTGTGAACCGTTTACAAAGGGAGCGCTAGAAAAGCAAGCAGCTCTTCGTATGGCAGGTGCGCAAGTCGCTCTAGGCCTTATAGGACTTAGAAGAGCAGGCGTTATAGCGGCTTTTCGCAAAGCTTGGGGGGAGCAGCTTTTTATCCTGCCTGAGGATGCTTTTGCAGCGTGGCAGCTGTTGTTATTTCCTTCAGATCAACTTCAAAAAGGTAAAGAGGATATGACTTTTGAGCTGTACGAAGCCGGGAACTCAGGGCAATTAAACATATCAGATGCTGCAGCACCGGTACATCCTAGAGGCTTGGCACAGCAGCTGTTTCATTTTCTGGTGGCTTGTAACCAACAATCATCTCTATCTCTCACAAACAAAGGGACTTTACATAAAAAGCAGCTGCAAAAACTAACGGAACAGCTAGCCTTACCAAATGATATATTGCGCTCTGCTGGGATTACTTACGCATTTAGAGACGTTTATGACGAATCTGCCGCGTTAATGATCGAAGTGGCTATTCGTATGGGTTTCCTATCCATGAATAGCCAAGGTGACCGTTACCTCTTCAATCAGCAGGCTTGTTTAAGATGGCTTCAGGAACCCTACGATAGCCAGCAAGGGCAATTATACCAGATTTGGCGTCAGTTGTTGGTTCCTGCACCTGTTTGGCTTGAACATGGCATATCATTGATGGAAAGGGGAGAGTTTGGGCAGTGGTATGAGGTGGACGCTATTGCGAAAGGAATCCGTTCTTGCTGTTCCCTTGGGGGTCAGGTGACGGATGAATCCTCGCTTCGCGCGGCTATCATCACCACATGGATAACTCCTTTATCTGTTTTCCGTTTCATAGAATTGGGTACCGACGGGGAAGATCGTCTTTGGTTTCGATGGTTAATCACACCGATACAGGAGACATCACGTAATGGGGATAGTAACCTCAGTTCGTCAGAAACGCATGTTGAGGTGCGTCCCTCGCTTTATGTACAGCCAGATTTCGAAATGTTACTCCCCCCTGACGTATCGCTTCGGACAGAATGGGATATCGCGGCTTTTGCTGATCTCCAAACGACAGATCTTGTTCGTACCTATCGCATAACCAAAGAAAGCTTCTACCGTGCTTGGGAAAAGGGGATGAGCAGCGAGGAGATGATTCGGATGCTGAACGAGAATGCTCTTTACGAAGTGCCCGCGCATATAACAATTACGTTGCAGCAATGGGGAGAGCAAGCCGGTAAGCTGTATATCGAAGAAGTAACGCTGCTTCGCTGCCGTTCCGAGGATATAGCGGAAGCTTTGCTTAGAAATGAGAAATGCCTTCCATTTCTTGGGGAACGTGTTGGCAGCTCAAACTTTATTATTATGCGTGAACATCTTACACTGCTCACGAAGTGTCTAGAGAAAATGGGTTTCCATCCAAGAAGCAGCCGAAGAGACGAGGATGCAGCGGTTGGCAATACCTTGATTTCGTCTGAAAATCAGACAGGCGGCCTTTGTTATTCACGGGATACTATCCAGCTCTATGAAATGGATACCCACTTGCCAGAACGGGACGAATTGTATCCGGATATGCAGGATATTCCTGTAAGCTGGATGAAGGAATTTCGTGACTATCACGGCTCAACTCGCAAAGAAATGATCCGTAAAGCTATCGAATGGAAAAGCGTTTTGCAGCTTCGTAAAGAAGGACGAAATCGCTTCATTATCCCCCGAATTCTACGCGAGGAACGATCAGGCTGGATATTGGAAGGACTGGAGGAATATCAGGAAATTTCATTGGCGAGCGAGGATTGGGAGGAAATGAAGCTTATTTTGCCAGGTATCAATGATGAGGGTGTTTATACGTAG
- a CDS encoding YlbF family regulator, with protein MLQTMEAETIDMSAVLMQAYDMGDMINSSAEVADYLYWKIAVENSAEVRDLKAVFARKKDAFEECERFGHYHPSYHEALAAVKEIQEKLHAVEAVRRFKEAEDRLDDLLFSVSTTIAHAVSDTIKVPSNNPLPTGKGCSSGGSCSGNCG; from the coding sequence ATGTTACAGACGATGGAAGCAGAAACAATAGATATGTCGGCCGTTCTGATGCAGGCCTATGACATGGGTGATATGATTAATTCCTCTGCAGAAGTGGCAGATTATTTATATTGGAAGATCGCTGTGGAGAACAGCGCGGAAGTTCGGGATCTTAAAGCTGTATTCGCCAGAAAGAAAGATGCTTTCGAGGAATGTGAACGCTTCGGGCATTACCACCCAAGCTATCACGAAGCATTAGCCGCGGTGAAAGAGATTCAGGAGAAGCTGCATGCTGTTGAAGCGGTGCGCAGGTTCAAAGAAGCAGAAGACCGATTGGACGATTTGCTGTTTTCAGTTTCTACAACGATCGCGCATGCGGTCTCCGATACGATTAAAGTCCCAAGCAATAATCCACTTCCAACTGGCAAAGGCTGCAGTTCCGGTGGAAGCTGCAGCGGGAATTGCGGGTAA